The DNA window CCCGCGGCCGGAAGAAGATCAGCGGGTCGAACGGGCACAGCAGCGCCGTTCCGCGGTCACGCCGAGGCACAATCTGGCCCGCGCGCAGATAGGCCGGCGCCGCCCAGCCGTCGACCTCCACCGGTTCCAACTCGCCGTCGGCGACGAGCTTGGCGATCGCCGGCTTGGACAGTTTCGGCGACAGCCGGAAGTAGTCGCGGATGTCGGCCTCCGTCGCGACACCGAGCGCTCCGGCGGCGCGCAGCGTCAGCTCCCGCACCGCCTCGTCGTCGTCGACCTCCCTGGCGACCACCTCCGGCGGCAGCACACGCTCGGTGAGGTCGTAGTGGCGGGCGAACCCGATGCGGGTGGCCGTCGTCAGCACACCCGACGACCACAGTGCCTCCGTCACCCACTTGGTCTCGCTGCGGTCCCACCACGGCCCTTTGCGGCCGCGCTGTTCGGCGCCGAGGTGGGCTTCGATCTGACCGGCGGTCGACGGTCCGAGTTCCGCGATGGCGGCGACGACATCGTCGGCCAGCCGCGCATTCTTCTTGACGATCTCTTTGCCCCATCGGCCGTGTTGGTACTCCCGCATCCGCCAGCGCAACAACGGCCAGTCGTCGACGGCCATCAATGCGGCCTCGTGCGCCCAGTACTCCACGAGCAGGCGTGGTGACCGTGCGCTGTGGCTCCACGCCGCACGATCCAGCACTTCGCGGTCGTAGGGGCCGAGCCGGCTGAACACCGGCGCGTAGTGGGCCCGGACGGCCACCGACACCGAATCCAGTTGCAGCACTTGGATCCGCGAGACCAGCCGGCGCAGGTGTGCCCGCGTTACCGACCCGGTAGGTCGCGGTTCGGCGAAACCCTGCGCCGCAACGGCGATCCTGCGGGCCTGCGTGCTGGTTAGCGTGCTCACGGGCGAACGTAGCTGAAGAACCGATAGCGCAACCCGGAGGAGCTGGTCAGCCACTCCCCTTCGGTGCCAATCCAGTGTTCATCCAGCGTGGGCGCCACCGCATCGCCGTCGTCACGGGGCAGGTCGATCTCCACCTCGGTGACCTCGCACCGCGTCGCGAGCGGCAGCGCGAGTGCGTAGATCTGTTCACCGCCGATCACCCAGGTGATGTCGTCGGTCAGAGCGTCCTGAAGCAGGGGAACCACGTGCGCACCGTCGGCCATGTAGTCAGCCTGCCGGGTCAGTACGACATTTTTTCGCCCCGGCAGCGGGCGCACCTTCGCAGGCAGAGACTCCCAGGTCCGGCGCCCCATCACGACGGTGCGCCCCATCGTGAGTTCCTTGAAGCGGGCCTGGTCCTCGGGCAGCCGCCACGGGATGCCGCCGCCGCGGCCGATGACACCGGAGCTCGACTGGGCCCAGATCAGCCCGACCGTCGTCATACGGCTCTCATACTGCGACGGGGGCCTTGATCGCCGGGTGTGGATCATAATTCTTGATCAGGACGTCGTCGTAGGTGTAGTCGAAGATCGAATCACGGGGCGCCAGAACTAATTCCGGATAGGGTCGCGGATCCCGGCTCAGCTGTTCGGTGACCTGCTCGACGTGATTGTCGTAGATGTGGCAGTCACCGCCGGTCCAGACGAACTCGCCCACCTCCAGGTCGGCCTGCGCCGCCATCATGTGTGTCAGCAGCGCGTAGCTGGCGATGTTGAAGGGCACGCCGAGGAAGAGGTCGGCACTGCGCTGGTACAGCTGGCAGCTCAGCCGCCCGTCAGCGACGTAGAACTGGAAGAACGCATGACACGGCGGTAATGCCATCTGAGGGATCTCGCCGACGTTCCACGCCGAGACGATATTGCGTCGCGAATCAGGATCGGACTTGAGCAACTCCAGGGCGGCGCTGATCTGGTCGATGTGCTCACCCGACGGCGTGGGCCACGACCGCCACTGCACGCCGTATACCGGGCCCAGATCACCTGTGTCAGAGGCCCATTCGTCCCAGATCGTGACACCGTGCTCCTGCAGCCAGCGCACATTCGAGTCGCCCCGCAGGAACCACAGCAGCTCATAGACAATCGACTTGGTGTGCACCTTCTTGGTGGTCAGCAGTGGAAATCCGGCGCTCAGGTCGTAGCGCAGTTGGTGGCCGAACAGGCTGCGGGTACCGGTACCGGTGCGATCTGATTTCGGCGTGCCGCGCTCCAGCACCAGGCGAAGGAGGTCCTCGTACGGCGTGCTTATAGAACCAGTGACCGGCACTCGGTCAGCTTACGTCGGCAGGGCAGGAGTAGAACGAAAGGCATGCCGACCATTACCGACAGCATCACCACCGCCGACGGCGCCTGCCCGGTCACCCTGCACACCCCCGACGGGGACGGCCCGTGGCCGGGAATCGTCATGTATCCCGACGCCGGCGGCGCGCGGCAGACGTTCCGTGAGATGGGCGACAAACTGGCCGGTCTCGGCTATGCCGTGCTGGTGCCCGATGTCTACTACCGCGATGGCGACTGGGCGCCGTTCGAGATGGCGACAGTGTTCAGCGACGACGGCGAGCGCAGGCGGCTGTTCTCGATGATCTCGAAGGTGACGCCCGACATCATGGCCGCCGACGCAGGCGCGTTCTTCGACTATCTGGTGTCGCGGCCCGAGGTCAGCGGCCAGGCATTCGGGACCACCGGCTACTGCATGGGTGGGCGGACATCTCTGGTGGTCGCGGGCCGGGTCCCCCAGCGGGTCGCCGCGGCGATGTCGTTTCACGGCGGCGGCCTGGCGGGCGACGATCCGGGCAGCCCGCACCTCCTCGCCGACCAGATGACGGCGGCCGTCTACGTCGGCGGTGCCGAGAACGACGCATCCTTCACGAAAGAGGCCGCCGAGACGCTGGACAAGGCCCTCACCGCGGCAGACGTCGAGCACACCATCGAGTTCTACGACGCGGGGCACGGG is part of the Mycolicibacterium tusciae JS617 genome and encodes:
- a CDS encoding thymidylate synthase produces the protein MSTPYEDLLRLVLERGTPKSDRTGTGTRSLFGHQLRYDLSAGFPLLTTKKVHTKSIVYELLWFLRGDSNVRWLQEHGVTIWDEWASDTGDLGPVYGVQWRSWPTPSGEHIDQISAALELLKSDPDSRRNIVSAWNVGEIPQMALPPCHAFFQFYVADGRLSCQLYQRSADLFLGVPFNIASYALLTHMMAAQADLEVGEFVWTGGDCHIYDNHVEQVTEQLSRDPRPYPELVLAPRDSIFDYTYDDVLIKNYDPHPAIKAPVAV
- a CDS encoding winged helix-turn-helix domain-containing protein, whose amino-acid sequence is MSTLTSTQARRIAVAAQGFAEPRPTGSVTRAHLRRLVSRIQVLQLDSVSVAVRAHYAPVFSRLGPYDREVLDRAAWSHSARSPRLLVEYWAHEAALMAVDDWPLLRWRMREYQHGRWGKEIVKKNARLADDVVAAIAELGPSTAGQIEAHLGAEQRGRKGPWWDRSETKWVTEALWSSGVLTTATRIGFARHYDLTERVLPPEVVAREVDDDEAVRELTLRAAGALGVATEADIRDYFRLSPKLSKPAIAKLVADGELEPVEVDGWAAPAYLRAGQIVPRRDRGTALLCPFDPLIFFRPRVERLWQFHYRIEIYTPAPKRQFGYYVWPFLLDGRLVGRVDLKAERATGALNVVGAFAEPGEQPARITPPLAAELQTMASWLGLADVTVGKRGDLVADLRRVLD
- a CDS encoding dienelactone hydrolase family protein, whose translation is MPTITDSITTADGACPVTLHTPDGDGPWPGIVMYPDAGGARQTFREMGDKLAGLGYAVLVPDVYYRDGDWAPFEMATVFSDDGERRRLFSMISKVTPDIMAADAGAFFDYLVSRPEVSGQAFGTTGYCMGGRTSLVVAGRVPQRVAAAMSFHGGGLAGDDPGSPHLLADQMTAAVYVGGAENDASFTKEAAETLDKALTAADVEHTIEFYDAGHGFAVPDNAPYDSAAAQRHWDAMKSFFGAHLG
- a CDS encoding dihydrofolate reductase, with translation MTTVGLIWAQSSSGVIGRGGGIPWRLPEDQARFKELTMGRTVVMGRRTWESLPAKVRPLPGRKNVVLTRQADYMADGAHVVPLLQDALTDDITWVIGGEQIYALALPLATRCEVTEVEIDLPRDDGDAVAPTLDEHWIGTEGEWLTSSSGLRYRFFSYVRP